In the genome of Anabaena cylindrica PCC 7122, the window GGCGTATTGCAATACGCCCCTACAAATTACGAATTACGAATTATGTGAAAGTTGTTGTCACTGGTATTGGTTTAGTTTCTGCTTTAGGTAAAAGCTTAGAGGATAGCTGGCAAAATTTGCTGCTAAGTAAAACGGGTATTAAATTACATCAGCCATTTCCAGAACTTTTAAAAATTCCTCTAGGTTTAATTGCTGAACAACCATCTGATTTAACGACCCTAACTCAGATGGTTGTTAATTCTGCTCTGCAAGATGCTGAATTATTAACACCTCTACCAGATTGTGCAGTGGTAGTTGGTTCTAGTCGTGGTTATCAAGCAGATTGGGAGAAATTAGCACAGAAAATATATGGGCAAAATTGCCTTCTAGCAGCCTTAAATTTAGAAAATTGGTTGGATACTTTACCACACATGAATGCGATCGCTGTAGCTCGAAAAATCGGCGCATCAGGTACTGTTTTAGCACCAATGGCGGCCTGTGCTACAGGGCTTTGGGCAATTTCCCAAGCTGCTATGTTAATTCAAACAGGGCAATGTCAAAGAGCGATCGCAGGTGCAGTGGAAGCACCAATTACCCCTTTAACTATCTGTGGTTTTCAGCAAATGGGGGCTTTAGCAAAAACAGGCGCTTATCCCTTTGATATACACCGTGAAGGTTTAGTTTTGGGAGAAGGTGGTGCTGTGTTTGTTCTGGAATCAGCAGAATTAGCAAACCAACGTCAAGCAAATATTTATGGTGAAATTCTGGGTTTTGGTTTGACAGCAGACGCATTTCATAGCAATCAACCAGAACATGAAGGAAAAAGTGCGATCGCAGCCATCAAGCAATGTTTACAACGTAGTTACCTCACCCCTGCCGATATAGACTACATCCATGCTCATGGTACAGCCACGCTCCTCAATGACCGTATCGAAGGCAAAATTATCCAGCATTTATTTCCTGCAAAAGTAGCAATTAGCTCCACTAAAGGCAGTTCAGGTCATACACTAGGAGCCTCAGGAGCCTTGGGTGTGGCTTTTTCGCTCATGGCTTTAAAACATAGAAAATTACCCCCTTGTGTGGGATTGCAGCAACCAGAATTTGATTTAAATTTCATCACAGCAGCCAGAGATAGTGAAATCCAGCGGATACTCTGTTTGAGTTTTGGTTTTGGTGGACAAAATGCAGCGATCGCTTTAAGTCATTAAAATTTATATTTATAGAGTGCTATATTTAACCCTGATAGTGGGAACACTGCTGTTGAATATTACGTCCATAAATACTTTAATCCCTGTATAAAAAATATCAATTCATAAAGGCAGTTCGTAAATAGCGATCAACGCCTTGTATTACATAATATTCACTCATTCAAGTCATTGTCAAAGGCAACTCCTGGCAGGAAAGAGAGGAATTAAAGCTGTACTCAGTTTTTAATTGCAAAGCGCACACGCCAACAAAAATCAAATAAAAATACCGTAGTAAAGTATAAAATAATTAATCAAGGAGATTATTGAACCATGAAATGGCTCCAGGCATCTCTATGTTTTTTAGCATTTTCTTTCACCGTATATTCTCAAGCATCATCCGTACTAGCTCAGTCATACCCAACACAAAGAACTTGGCAAATAAGTCAAAAATTTAAACCTCCAGTAGATAATCAACCTAATCCTCCCACCATTGGTGCTGCAACTCGTACCTCCTCATGTATCAAGGACAAACGAGTAATAACGCCCTTACTCCCTACCAATCAATTAGGGTTGACTTTCAATCAACATCCTACGTTTTATTGGTCTGTGCCTCCAACTCCAGTTAAAACTGCTGAGTTCACAATTTTGGCTCCTGGAGACGAACAAATAATTTATAAAACAACTTTAACCCTTCCCGACCAACCAGGAATTACCAGTTTTACTCTGCCAACAAATGCTCCTGCACTGCAAATAAATACTACTTACCGCTGGTATCTAACCCTGATTTGCGATGCTGAAGAATCTAGCAACAATCCTTATGTAGAAGGTTTTGTAAAACGTACCCAACCAGATTTAACTTTATCAAATTCTCTAGCCAAATCAGACTTACACCAGATACCAACAATCTATGCAGAAGCTGGAATTTGGCATGAAGCACTGACTTCTTTAGTTCAATTACGTTGCACTCAGCCAAATGATTTAACAGTCAAGCGCAATTGGCGCAAATTTTTGGACTCAGTAGAATTGATTAACATCGCATCTGAGCCATTAATTGATGCTTGCACAACCAAGAATTAAACAATAATTCTTATGTGGGAAAAGCTGAAAAAAGTAATTTGGGAATGGCGGGGTGTTTTAATTGCCGTTCCCAATGTCACATTTATTGTCATAGCACTACGTTTGACTGGATGGCTTCAATCTTTAGAATTAACAGCTTTGGATCAATTTTTTATTCTTCGCCCACAAGAACCAATTGATAATCGCATAGTTATAGTTGAAATTAATGAAAAAGATATCAGTAATCAGGGAAGTTGGCCTATTTCTGATGCAGTGTTGACTGATTTATTAGAGAAGATTAAGCAGCAACAACCTAGAGCTATCGGTTTAGATATTTATCGTAACTTAGCAGTAAATCCTGGTTATGAAGACCTGGTTAAATTATTTGAGTCTACCCCCAATTTAATTGGCATCCAAAAAGGTTTTGAAAGTGTAGATA includes:
- a CDS encoding beta-ketoacyl-ACP synthase, whose translation is MKVVVTGIGLVSALGKSLEDSWQNLLLSKTGIKLHQPFPELLKIPLGLIAEQPSDLTTLTQMVVNSALQDAELLTPLPDCAVVVGSSRGYQADWEKLAQKIYGQNCLLAALNLENWLDTLPHMNAIAVARKIGASGTVLAPMAACATGLWAISQAAMLIQTGQCQRAIAGAVEAPITPLTICGFQQMGALAKTGAYPFDIHREGLVLGEGGAVFVLESAELANQRQANIYGEILGFGLTADAFHSNQPEHEGKSAIAAIKQCLQRSYLTPADIDYIHAHGTATLLNDRIEGKIIQHLFPAKVAISSTKGSSGHTLGASGALGVAFSLMALKHRKLPPCVGLQQPEFDLNFITAARDSEIQRILCLSFGFGGQNAAIALSH
- a CDS encoding DUF928 domain-containing protein, producing MKWLQASLCFLAFSFTVYSQASSVLAQSYPTQRTWQISQKFKPPVDNQPNPPTIGAATRTSSCIKDKRVITPLLPTNQLGLTFNQHPTFYWSVPPTPVKTAEFTILAPGDEQIIYKTTLTLPDQPGITSFTLPTNAPALQINTTYRWYLTLICDAEESSNNPYVEGFVKRTQPDLTLSNSLAKSDLHQIPTIYAEAGIWHEALTSLVQLRCTQPNDLTVKRNWRKFLDSVELINIASEPLIDACTTKN